The following DNA comes from Streptomyces sp. NBC_00690.
CGCGCCGAAGGGCGCGTCACCGACGTCGTCCTGCACGATGTGGACGCCGACAGGCTCACCGCCATCGCACGTGTCCTCGCCGACCAGGCCGAGGGCGTACCGGACGCGCCGACCGTGTCCGTGACGACGGACCTCGACGAGGCCCTGCGCGGTGCCGACTTCGTGTTCTCCGCGATCCGGGTGGGCGGTCTCGCCGGTCGGGCCGACGACGAGCGCATCGCCCTGGCCGAAGGAGTGCTGGGGCAGGAGACGGTGGGTGCGGGCGGCATCGCGTACGGGCTGCGGACCGTGCCCGTTGCCCGGGAGATCGCTCGCCGAGTGGCCCGCGGGGCACCGGATGCCTGGGTCATCAACTTCACCAATCCGGCCGGTCTGGTCACCGAGGCCATGTCGCGGGAGTTGGGCGACCGGGTGATCGGCATCTGTGACTCCCCGGTGGGTCTTGGGCGCCGGGTCGCACGGGTCCTGGGTGTGGACCCCGACCGGGCCTGGTTCGACTACGCGGGCCTCAACCACCTCGGCTGGCTGCGCGGAGTGCGGATCGACGGCCGTGATGAACTGCCGAGGCTCCTCGGGGATCCCGGGCTGTTGGGTTCCTTCGAGGAGGGCAAGCTCTTCGGGGCGCCGTGGCTCCAGTCGCTCGGCGCGATCCCCAACGAGTATCTGCACTACTACTACTTCAACCGTGAGGCGGTGCGTGCCTACCGCGAGGCCGACCAGACCCGCGGGGCCTTCCTCCAGGAGCAGCAAGCGCGGTTCTACACCCGGATGGCGAGCTCTCCCGCCGGAGCCTGGGAGCAGTGGGACCGTACCCGGGCGGAGCGTGAGGCGACCTACATGGCGCACAACCGGGAGGCGGCGGGCGCGGGGGATCGGGACGCCGACGACCTGGAGTCCGGTGGCTACGAGCAGGTGGCACTGGCGCTGATGCGGGCCATCGCCCACCATCAGCGCACCTCGCTCATCCTCAATGTCCGCAATCGGGGTGCCCTGGACGCGGTGGACGGGGACGCGGTGGTCGAAG
Coding sequences within:
- a CDS encoding 6-phospho-beta-glucosidase, producing MRLTVLGGGGFRLPLVYSALLGDRAEGRVTDVVLHDVDADRLTAIARVLADQAEGVPDAPTVSVTTDLDEALRGADFVFSAIRVGGLAGRADDERIALAEGVLGQETVGAGGIAYGLRTVPVAREIARRVARGAPDAWVINFTNPAGLVTEAMSRELGDRVIGICDSPVGLGRRVARVLGVDPDRAWFDYAGLNHLGWLRGVRIDGRDELPRLLGDPGLLGSFEEGKLFGAPWLQSLGAIPNEYLHYYYFNREAVRAYREADQTRGAFLQEQQARFYTRMASSPAGAWEQWDRTRAEREATYMAHNREAAGAGDRDADDLESGGYEQVALALMRAIAHHQRTSLILNVRNRGALDAVDGDAVVEVPCFVDANGAHPVAVAPLPEDATGLVRAVKAAEREVLAAAESGSAARAVKAFAIHPLVDSVTVARRLLKGYAAVHPGLAYLR